ttcgtactcaagaacatgatgaatgatgatgagttagataaccctcattattattctcactgatgaacgcacgtgattgacaaccacttccgttctacatgcaacaaagcttgaatgtgtatctcttagattccccaacagaatcttcgtggtataagctagatagatggcggcattcatctggatccggaaagtccaaccttgtctgtggtgttccgagtaggatcctgggaatccggaaagtctcaccttgtctgtggtattccgagtaggattccgttcatgaatgactgtgacgtgcttcaaactttaacctgctgggcgttagtgacaaacgcaaaagagggattctattccagtaggagcgggaaccaaccggtgattggccgtactgtgacagagtgcgtgcattagctttcactgcgaggatgggatgtagctatcaaccatgggtgatgcctccagactggttagctgtgcgagtgacagccgtacaggttatttccccgagaggaatgaaagtagccacagctgatagtgaacccctatacaaagcttgccatggagaggagtaagaaggattgagtagaagcaatgggatagcaggcgtccgagagctctacagcatctccattccacttatctgaaattcctaccaatgaatctgcataagtatctctatcccttttattattcctttttattagaacaatccaattatcactattacaaatgttcaatccgcctaactgagatttgcaaggtgaccatagcttgcttcataccaacaatctctgtggattcgacccttactcacgtaaggttattacttggacgacccagtacacttgctggttagttgaacggagttgtgacttcaaataaggacaattattgaataaatccaattacaatgaatcagatcaaagaatagtgatcacaatttcgtccaccacacaCCAACGAAGTAATCTCCAAGAGGGCCTGATCCAAGTACAGCATCACCTGTGTAAGCCCCGGCACCCATCCCTGTACCATACAACTCACCTGCATGACCATGATCGTGTGTGGTAGTACCAGCAGATGCAGCCGCCCCTGAACCACCCCCACCAACGGGCCGATGCTGATCGTCGGTGTCGTCCCGATGGTCAGGACGACCCCTCGCCCTACCTCGCCGGCCTCGTCCTCCGCCTCTAGCGGGACCGGCGTCGTAATCATCGTGCACACCAAGGTCAGGCCACCTCCACTCACGCTGGCTCCTTCGTGTCCCCACACCCATCCTCCTATCAACCCTACGCTTGTCCGGCACGTCCTCCTGACGATCCATGTCAGGAACTCGCCCCGGACCCCGCTGTGAGGCCTCTAATGGAATAGGAACTGCTCTAGGATCCCCCAACTGCGACTCCGGAGACAAGAACCTCTTACCATACTGACGCCACCAGTCAAGGAACGCATGCGAAGGACCGGGGTCGCCTACAACGTCGAACCTCAGCACACAGTCCTGACGAGAGTCCCAAAGGAGATGCCACCTCTGCAAAGTAGACGGGAACCATCGATCGCCGCCTCTACCGTCCTTGGACATCAAAAAGTCAATGTTCAGGGCGGGATGCGGAATGGGCTGAACCCCACCAAACTGCGGAAGAACACGATCTATCTGATGCCACTCTATCACAGCAAAGTAGATCAGCGCCGTCACAGAGCGCCACAACGCCATATGCCGAGGCTCCAAAACCTCTGGATGCACAACCTGAAGTACGTCCGGAGTAGTATACGGCATCCATAGAAACTGCAAAAGGAACTCACCCTTGTCAGGGCAACTTTATCACACAACTAGAAATGCTAGATTCTAAAAGGAGACTTGTTAAGTAGCATACTCACCTCCCCATCCTGTAACATGTCTATCCTGAGCCTCCACATCTCCACTCTAGGACCCTTCTCGCTCCCGGAAGGGTTGTAACCTGACCATCTGCACCATACACATTTGTTACATGAACAGAAATATAAATGACTACGCAGTTATGTATGTCAAATTGAAATAGAGAAGGCATAGTATAGTACCTGGATGCCAAGGGCCAGCTCGACTCCTCATATCCTGCTGGCCTAAATCGAGGAAAGCGCCAAAAGATCCAAGACTGGAGCAGCTGAAGCGGTCCCGCTAACTTGACCACATGTCTGTTTGCCACTCGGCACATGCACCGGTACAACCAAGCCAGTGCGGCGGAACCCCAGCTGTAGGTACCCATCTCCTCCAGCCTAGCTACGTACGGGAGCCATCTGATGTGAATACGGTTCCCGGACTTGTCCGCAAACAGCTGCGTGCCCAACAACATCATGATTTACGCACGGGCATAACGGCGCACAGTCTCATCATCAGCATCCTCAGGGCACTCCCCGAAGGTCTCCTGAAACCAGCTGCAGTTCACTGCGTACTTCTGAACCTGGCTGGGAGGAGGTATAACTCCGAGCAACTCCTGGAACCAGACCCAGGCTGGACGGCCACCCTCGATGTATATATGGAACTCGGACAAGCACCCGCTCACGTAACGGCCGTCCACTGGCAAACCCAGCTGGTATGCCACGTCCTGGAGTGTGATGGTGCACTCTCCGAACGGCATGTGGAACGTGTGCGTCTCTGGACGCCATCGCTCTACGAAAGCACTGACAAGAGCCTCGTCTAGCTGGAACCATCGGTCGTTCAGCCTTGCAAGATGGTATAGACCTGCCATCTGCAAGTACGGAACGTATCTGTCATCAAGTCGCATGCCCTGCTGCCGCCGCATGCTCCTAATGCATCGCTGGGGCTGCTCACAAAATGAAACGCTCAGTTAGAACCGGCTTGAAATCCAACCACAACCATAAGCAGCATCATAAATCATCAACATACCATTCTGCTAAATAAGACCGCATAACATTACATGAAAGATAACCAACTAGAAAACAAATCCATAGACCGCACAACTAAACCGCATAAATAAACCAGCCTAACGAGAAACAGCTTAACTAAACCGGTTTACGTAAAAGAGCTACGGTAAAAACAACTAGCATAAAAAAAGTCAAACAAATCACCAACATAAAACCACTAACGAAAATCACCTAccctaaaccactaacataaaccgtTTGCATAAACCACTCGCAAAAACCGCTAACACAAACCACCAACATAAACCACCAACAGAAACCACTAACTTAAACCACtagcataaaccactaacaaaaACTACTAACATAACCCAcctacataaaccactaacataaaccactaacataaaccaccatcTAACCCACATgcaaaaccactaacataaaccaccaacagaaaccactaacttaaaccactagcataaaccactaacttaaactactaacataaaccacctacataaaccactaacataaaccactaacataaaccaccatcTAACCCACATGCAAAACCACTAAGGCACAAATACCgctagaataaaaatatttccgTACTAACCTCCTCGTCGATGACCCCGGCTATATGAGCGACTCCGTCCAACGATATAACCGTGCCGGATCGTCCCCCATGAGCAGAGTATTCCGTTCAGCTATTATTCGGAGAGAATCTCGGTCGTTTTCTCTGAGATTTTGTGGGGTAGGGGGGAGGAATAAGAGTTCGAATGAGGATGGTTCGAACTCCTTATATAGCCGAATCAAGGGtaattcgaaccaccttggttcgatTTATGAAGGagggtaattcgaaccagcttggttcgaattacatgctTTGCAATGGTCGTAGTTCGAACTAGCCTAGTTCGAATTATGTGGGATTGAAgttcgaaccaccttggttcgaattacgtTGAAATAACAACCT
Above is a genomic segment from Arachis stenosperma cultivar V10309 chromosome 1, arast.V10309.gnm1.PFL2, whole genome shotgun sequence containing:
- the LOC130983575 gene encoding serine/threonine-protein phosphatase 7 long form homolog, coding for MMLLGTQLFADKSGNRIHIRWLPYVARLEEMGTYSWGSAALAWLYRCMCRVANRHVVKLAGPLQLLQSWIFWRFPRFRPAGYEESSWPLASRWSGYNPSGSEKGPRVEMWRLRIDMLQDGEFLWMPYTTPDVLQVVHPEVLEPRHMALWRSVTALIYFAVIEWHQIDRVLPQFGGVQPIPHPALNIDFLMSKDGRGGDRWFPSTLQRWHLLWDSRQDCVLRFDVVGDPGPSHAFLDWWRQYGKRFLSPESQLGDPRAVPIPLEASQRGPGRVPDMDRQEDVPDKRRVDRRMGVGTRRSQREWRWPDLGVHDDYDAGPARGGGRGRRGRARGRPDHRDDTDDQHRPVGGGGSGAAASAGTTTHDHGHAGELYGTGMGAGAYTGDAVLGSGPLGDYFVGVWWTKL